In Campylobacter showae CSUNSWCD, one genomic interval encodes:
- a CDS encoding alpha/beta hydrolase, whose translation MNVILRLCIALCVLYVAVLALLYFFQERLIFFPSKLEPNHEFSFDQPFEEIRLDANGTWISGLKFLAQSRDGGQIYSDANGKRKAKNGAVIFFHGNAGNLQGWGKYAQHFTDLGYDFYLFDYRGYGKSGGKISSQEQLYADADLMMEPVLREYYAGEIAVIGYSVGSGLAARTAQKYGAKRLVLIAPYFSLEDLAREKMPFVPKFLIKYKIPTFEFVGDFGGPVTIFHGEHDELIGVDNSRRLLKFLKLGDKIYELNAGHNDILALGELWGKLGEKLCE comes from the coding sequence ATGAACGTAATTTTACGGCTTTGCATCGCGCTTTGCGTGTTATATGTCGCGGTTTTAGCGCTGCTTTATTTTTTTCAAGAGCGGCTGATATTTTTCCCGAGCAAGCTTGAGCCAAACCATGAGTTTAGCTTTGACCAGCCATTTGAGGAGATAAGACTAGACGCAAACGGCACGTGGATAAGCGGGCTAAAATTTTTAGCGCAGAGTAGAGACGGCGGGCAAATTTATAGCGACGCGAACGGTAAACGTAAGGCAAAAAACGGTGCGGTGATATTTTTCCATGGCAATGCGGGCAATCTGCAAGGCTGGGGCAAGTACGCGCAGCATTTTACGGATTTGGGCTATGATTTTTACCTGTTTGACTACCGAGGCTACGGCAAGAGCGGCGGCAAGATAAGCTCGCAGGAGCAGCTTTATGCGGATGCGGACTTGATGATGGAGCCGGTTTTGCGGGAGTATTATGCGGGCGAGATTGCTGTGATCGGCTACTCGGTGGGTAGCGGGCTAGCGGCTCGCACGGCGCAAAAATACGGCGCCAAGCGGCTAGTTTTGATCGCGCCTTATTTTAGCCTAGAGGATTTGGCGCGCGAGAAAATGCCCTTTGTACCGAAGTTTTTAATCAAATATAAAATCCCTACGTTTGAGTTCGTCGGCGATTTTGGCGGGCCGGTGACGATATTTCACGGCGAGCATGACGAGCTAATCGGCGTGGATAACTCGCGCAGGCTGCTTAAATTTCTAAAGCTCGGAGATAAAATTTACGAACTAAACGCCGGGCACAACGATATCCTAGCCCTAGGCGAGCTTTGGGGAAAATTAGGAGAGAAGCTGTGTGAGTAG